Proteins from a single region of Nitrososphaerota archaeon:
- the rnz gene encoding ribonuclease Z, with protein MGPQEEIVSVKLAVTFLGTSSAAPTKERGLPSIAVRREGDVVLMDCGEGVQRQVLAHSIGLGKDMVVLVTHLHGDHVTGLLGLLQTMSLAQRRKPLDLVGPPPLLRWLQVTSDLLHVSLTFPIRFTPVKPGIVFRAPGFRIRAARAVHSVEAYSYLIEESGRPGVFHPEKAKALGVPEGKLWSALQKGRTVSVHGKKVRPSAVTGPPRPGRRIGYSGDTRPSPQLARFFSGCDLLIFDSTFKGSDGDKAVARKHSTCIEAAEMAKKAKARRLVLTHFSARYTSTAPLVKEARRVFPAVMAASDGLTVEVDYPPS; from the coding sequence ATCGGTCCTCAGGAGGAGATAGTTTCGGTAAAGCTCGCGGTCACTTTTCTCGGGACGAGCTCTGCCGCCCCTACGAAGGAGCGGGGGCTTCCGTCCATAGCCGTAAGGCGGGAAGGGGACGTCGTTTTGATGGACTGCGGCGAGGGGGTGCAGCGCCAGGTCCTGGCGCATTCCATCGGCCTCGGGAAGGACATGGTGGTCTTGGTCACCCACCTCCACGGCGACCACGTGACGGGGCTCCTGGGGCTCCTCCAGACCATGAGCCTCGCCCAGAGGCGGAAGCCCCTTGACCTGGTCGGCCCGCCGCCGCTCCTGCGCTGGCTCCAGGTGACTTCCGACCTCCTCCACGTGAGTCTGACCTTCCCCATCAGGTTCACCCCTGTAAAGCCCGGGATCGTCTTCCGTGCCCCTGGCTTCCGGATAAGGGCCGCCAGGGCGGTCCACTCGGTGGAGGCCTACAGCTATCTGATCGAGGAGAGCGGCCGTCCCGGGGTGTTCCATCCCGAGAAGGCGAAGGCCCTCGGGGTCCCCGAAGGGAAGCTCTGGTCTGCCTTACAGAAGGGGAGGACGGTGTCGGTTCACGGGAAGAAGGTCAGGCCGTCCGCTGTCACGGGACCCCCTCGGCCGGGAAGGCGCATAGGCTACTCCGGCGACACCCGCCCTTCGCCACAGCTCGCCCGTTTCTTCTCCGGCTGCGACCTTCTGATCTTCGACTCCACCTTCAAGGGAAGCGACGGGGACAAGGCGGTGGCCAGGAAGCACAGCACGTGCATCGAAGCCGCCGAGATGGCGAAGAAAGCGAAGGCCCGGAGGCTTGTCCTCACCCACTTCAGCGCCAGATATACGAGCACGGCCCCCCTGGTGAAGGAGGCCCGGAGGGTGTTCCCCGCCGTCATGGCGGCCTCAGACGGCCTCACGGTAGAAGTGGACTACCCTCCCTCCTGA
- a CDS encoding ribose-phosphate pyrophosphokinase codes for MAERVVLAGPASEELGRSVAEKLGLPLLDAEFKVFPDGETKFTVSDKVSGKGVVIVQSTHHPVDQHLFQLLLASHQLSEEGAKVTAVVPYLAYARQDKQFLPGEGVTLGVVAHLMRSVGVRRLVTVDIHSAEGLALFSFPTYSVSAIPSLVAYARETLGLKDPVVISPDFGGSKRTEAFASLYGAPFLQLSKSRDRTSGEVTVRESKLDVEGKEVVIVDDIISTGGTVNAAAQTVMKQGAKRALAICVHGLFVGSAVEILERASVKTIVSTNTVPGRFSQVDVSDAIASHLRTFEE; via the coding sequence GTGGCCGAAAGGGTTGTCCTCGCGGGCCCCGCCTCGGAAGAACTGGGGAGGTCTGTGGCGGAGAAGCTCGGCCTCCCGCTGCTGGATGCCGAGTTCAAGGTCTTTCCCGACGGTGAAACGAAGTTCACCGTCAGCGACAAGGTCTCGGGAAAGGGGGTCGTCATCGTCCAGTCGACCCACCACCCCGTCGACCAGCACCTCTTCCAGCTCCTCCTCGCCTCCCACCAGCTGAGCGAAGAGGGGGCGAAGGTCACCGCCGTCGTCCCCTATCTGGCCTACGCCAGGCAGGACAAGCAGTTCCTCCCGGGGGAGGGGGTGACCTTGGGGGTGGTGGCGCACCTGATGCGTTCAGTCGGGGTGCGGAGGCTCGTCACCGTAGACATACATTCAGCGGAGGGGCTCGCGCTCTTCTCCTTCCCCACGTACAGCGTGTCTGCGATACCGAGCCTGGTCGCCTACGCCAGGGAGACCCTCGGCCTGAAGGACCCGGTGGTCATCTCGCCTGACTTCGGAGGGTCCAAGAGGACCGAGGCGTTCGCCTCGCTTTACGGCGCGCCGTTCCTGCAGCTGTCGAAGTCTAGGGACCGCACCAGCGGCGAGGTCACGGTGAGGGAGTCGAAGCTCGACGTGGAAGGCAAGGAAGTCGTGATAGTGGACGACATAATCAGTACCGGGGGGACCGTGAATGCGGCAGCGCAGACCGTGATGAAACAGGGGGCAAAGCGGGCGCTGGCCATCTGCGTCCACGGGCTCTTCGTAGGGAGCGCAGTCGAGATCCTCGAAAGGGCATCGGTGAAGACCATCGTAAGCACTAACACGGTCCCCGGCCGGTTCAGCCAGGTTGACGTCTCGGACGCTATCGCTTCGCACCTCAGGACATTTGAAGAATAA